In one Pseudomonas sp. MM211 genomic region, the following are encoded:
- the smc gene encoding chromosome segregation protein SMC: MRLKSIKLAGFKSFVDPTTVNFPSNMAAVVGPNGCGKSNIIDAVRWVMGESSAKNLRGESMTDVIFNGSNTRKPVTQASIELIFDNSDGTLTGEYAAFAEISIRRRVTRDSQNTYFLNGVKCRRRDITDIFLGTGLGPRSYSIIEQGMISKLIEAKPEELRNFIEEAAGISKYKERRRETENRIRRTHENLARLSDLRDELERQLERLHRQAQAAEKYQEYKAEERQLKAQLTALRWQALNEQVGQREAVIGNQEVGFEALVAEQRNADASIERLRDGHHELSEGFNLVQGRFYSVGGDIARVEQSIQHGQQRLRQLQDDLREAERTRLETESHLGHDRTLLATLGEELAMLEPEQEITAAAAEESAVALEEAETGMHGWQEQWDGFNQRSAEPRRQAEVQQSRIQQLEHSLERLSERQRRLVDELQQLAADPEDAAIIELGEQIAVGELDLEQLQEQETEQADGLQQLREDLQHAGQAQQQAQGELQRLNGRLASLEALQQAALDPGTGAAEWLREHGLDKRPRLAEGLRVEAGWELAVETVLGADLQAVLQDDFNGLDFSSLDKGELRLVSTGSDGERIPGSLLDKIESPVDLTPWLGRVRPVENLDQALVERAGLAPGESLVSRDGYWVGRHFLRVRRASEAQSGVLARGQELESLGLEREEREAALALLDERLLVLRERQRDAEELREQQRRQLQDQARRLGELKAQLSAGQAKAEQLLLRRQRIEAEQHELAEQRALEHEQLGESRLHLQDALDSMALDNEQRESLLASRDALRERLDRVRQDARQHKDHAHQLAVRLGSLRVQHDSTRQALERLELQSERLHEKREQLDLNLEEGAAPLEELRMKLEELLERRMSVEEELRLARLALEDADRELRDAEKRRTQAEQQSQLLRGQLEQQRLEWQSLNVRRKALQDQLLEDSYDLHGVLATLPEGASENAWEQTLEQMAARIQRLGAINLAAIEEYQQQSERKRYLDAQNADLVEALDTLENVIRKIDRETRNRFKETFDQINAGLQALFPKVFGGGSAYLELTGEDLLDTGVTIMARPPGKKNSTIHLLSGGEKALTALALVFSIFQLNPAPFCMLDEVDAPLDDANVGRYARLVKEMSATVQFIYITHNKIAMEMADQLMGVTMHEPGCSRLVAVDVEEALAMVDS, from the coding sequence ATGCGCCTGAAGTCCATAAAGCTGGCGGGCTTCAAGTCCTTCGTCGACCCCACTACGGTGAATTTCCCGAGCAACATGGCGGCGGTCGTCGGGCCAAACGGCTGCGGCAAGTCTAATATCATCGATGCCGTGCGCTGGGTGATGGGCGAGAGCTCGGCGAAGAACCTGCGTGGCGAGTCGATGACCGACGTCATCTTCAACGGCTCCAACACCCGCAAACCGGTGACCCAGGCCAGCATCGAGCTGATCTTCGACAACTCCGACGGCACCCTGACCGGCGAGTACGCGGCCTTCGCGGAAATCTCCATTCGCCGGCGGGTGACCCGAGACAGCCAGAACACCTATTTCCTCAACGGCGTGAAGTGCCGGCGTCGCGACATCACCGATATCTTCCTCGGTACCGGCCTGGGGCCGCGCAGTTACTCGATCATCGAGCAGGGCATGATCAGCAAGCTGATCGAGGCCAAGCCGGAAGAGCTGCGAAATTTCATCGAGGAAGCCGCGGGTATCTCCAAGTACAAGGAGCGCCGCCGCGAGACCGAGAACCGCATCCGCCGTACCCACGAAAACTTGGCGCGTCTGAGCGACCTGCGCGATGAGCTGGAACGGCAGCTCGAGCGCTTGCATCGCCAGGCCCAGGCGGCAGAAAAGTATCAGGAATACAAAGCCGAAGAGCGCCAGCTCAAAGCCCAGCTCACCGCGTTGCGTTGGCAGGCGTTGAACGAGCAGGTTGGCCAGCGCGAGGCGGTGATCGGTAACCAGGAAGTTGGTTTCGAGGCTCTGGTTGCCGAGCAGCGCAATGCTGACGCCAGCATCGAACGCCTGCGCGACGGTCATCACGAGCTATCCGAAGGTTTCAACCTGGTGCAGGGGCGCTTCTATTCGGTGGGCGGCGATATTGCCCGTGTCGAGCAGAGCATTCAGCATGGCCAGCAGCGCCTGCGCCAGTTACAGGACGACCTGCGCGAAGCCGAGCGCACGCGCCTGGAAACCGAATCGCACCTGGGCCATGACCGCACTTTACTGGCGACCTTGGGCGAAGAACTGGCCATGCTCGAGCCGGAGCAGGAAATTACTGCCGCCGCAGCCGAAGAGTCTGCCGTCGCTCTGGAAGAAGCCGAAACGGGCATGCACGGCTGGCAGGAGCAGTGGGACGGCTTCAACCAACGCAGCGCCGAGCCCCGTCGCCAGGCGGAAGTGCAGCAGTCGCGCATCCAGCAGCTGGAACACAGCCTGGAACGCCTCAGCGAGCGCCAACGGCGCCTGGTCGACGAACTGCAGCAGTTGGCCGCCGACCCCGAAGATGCGGCGATCATCGAGTTGGGTGAGCAGATCGCCGTCGGTGAACTGGATCTGGAACAGTTGCAGGAGCAGGAAACCGAGCAGGCAGACGGTTTGCAACAGCTTCGCGAAGACCTTCAGCATGCAGGCCAGGCCCAGCAGCAGGCTCAGGGTGAGCTGCAGCGCCTGAATGGCCGCCTGGCTTCTCTGGAAGCGCTGCAACAGGCTGCGCTGGATCCCGGCACCGGCGCGGCAGAGTGGTTGCGCGAACATGGCCTGGACAAGCGCCCACGCTTGGCCGAAGGTCTGCGTGTGGAAGCCGGCTGGGAACTGGCCGTGGAAACCGTGCTCGGCGCCGATTTGCAGGCCGTTCTGCAGGATGATTTCAATGGCCTGGACTTCTCCTCCCTGGATAAGGGTGAGCTGCGCCTGGTGTCGACCGGCAGCGATGGCGAGCGAATACCCGGCAGCCTGCTGGACAAGATCGAATCACCGGTCGATCTGACCCCCTGGCTGGGTCGCGTGCGCCCGGTTGAGAACCTCGACCAGGCCTTGGTAGAGCGCGCAGGCCTCGCGCCCGGCGAAAGCCTGGTCAGCCGTGATGGTTACTGGGTCGGCCGGCATTTTCTGCGCGTTCGCCGTGCCAGCGAGGCGCAGAGCGGCGTGCTCGCACGTGGCCAGGAGCTGGAAAGCCTGGGCCTGGAGCGCGAAGAGCGCGAGGCCGCATTGGCGCTGCTCGACGAGCGCTTGCTGGTGCTGCGCGAGCGTCAGCGCGATGCAGAAGAATTACGTGAACAGCAGCGTCGTCAGCTGCAGGATCAGGCGCGTCGCCTGGGCGAGCTGAAAGCTCAGCTTTCTGCTGGTCAGGCCAAGGCCGAGCAACTACTGCTGCGTCGCCAGCGCATCGAGGCCGAGCAACACGAGCTTGCCGAGCAGCGTGCTCTGGAGCATGAGCAACTCGGCGAATCACGCCTGCACCTGCAGGATGCGCTGGACAGCATGGCCCTCGACAACGAGCAGCGCGAGAGCCTGCTGGCCAGCCGCGACGCCTTGCGCGAACGGCTCGACCGGGTGCGTCAGGACGCCCGCCAGCACAAGGATCATGCCCACCAGCTGGCGGTGCGCCTGGGCTCGCTACGCGTTCAGCACGATTCAACGCGCCAGGCGCTCGAACGCCTTGAACTGCAATCCGAGCGCCTGCATGAAAAGCGCGAACAGCTTGATCTGAATCTGGAAGAGGGCGCCGCCCCGCTGGAAGAGCTGCGCATGAAACTCGAGGAACTGCTCGAGCGGCGTATGAGTGTCGAGGAAGAGCTGCGTTTGGCGCGGCTGGCCCTTGAAGATGCCGACCGCGAACTGCGTGATGCTGAAAAGCGCCGTACCCAGGCCGAGCAGCAATCGCAATTGTTGCGTGGCCAACTGGAGCAGCAGCGCCTTGAGTGGCAGTCGCTAAATGTACGCCGCAAGGCCCTGCAGGATCAGTTGCTGGAAGACAGCTACGACCTGCATGGGGTGCTCGCCACGCTGCCTGAGGGCGCCAGCGAAAATGCCTGGGAACAGACGCTGGAGCAGATGGCGGCACGTATCCAGCGCTTGGGCGCGATCAACCTGGCGGCCATCGAGGAGTACCAGCAGCAGTCCGAGCGCAAGCGCTACCTGGACGCCCAGAACGCCGACCTGGTCGAAGCACTGGATACCCTGGAAAACGTCATCCGCAAGATCGACCGGGAAACCCGCAACCGTTTCAAGGAAACCTTCGACCAGATCAACGCCGGTCTGCAGGCGCTTTTCCCGAAAGTTTTCGGTGGCGGCAGCGCATATTTGGAACTCACCGGCGAAGATCTACTCGATACCGGGGTGACCATCATGGCGCGCCCGCCGGGCAAGAAGAACAGCACCATCCATTTGCTGTCCGGCGGCGAGAAGGCATTGACGGCGCTGGCGCTGGTATTTTCGATTTTCCAGCTCAATCCGGCCCCGTTCTGCATGCTCGACGAGGTGGATGCGCCGCTGGACGATGCCAACGTCGGGCGGTATGCGCGGCTGGTCAAGGAGATGTCGGCAACCGTGCAGTTCATCTACATCACCCATAACAAGATCGCCATGGAAATGGCCGATCAGTTGATGGGCGTGACCATGCATGAGCCTGGCTGCTCACGACTGGTGGCGGTGGATGTGGAGGAGGCATTGGCGATGGTGGATAGCTGA
- a CDS encoding PA2169 family four-helix-bundle protein, whose amino-acid sequence MDNKDVISVLNDLIETSKDGEKGFSECAEDVKEPRLKSFFTQRSHDCATAAAELQQLVRGLGGDPETSSSVAGALHRGWVDLKSLVTGKSEEAILNECERGEDVALKNYREALEKDLPANVRSVLEKQLQGVQRNHDQVKSLRDAARAS is encoded by the coding sequence GTGGATAACAAAGACGTTATTTCGGTACTGAACGACCTGATCGAAACCAGCAAAGATGGTGAGAAGGGCTTCAGCGAGTGTGCCGAGGACGTGAAAGAGCCGCGTCTCAAAAGCTTCTTCACCCAGCGTTCGCACGACTGCGCAACTGCCGCTGCCGAACTGCAACAACTGGTACGTGGCCTGGGCGGTGATCCGGAAACCAGTTCGAGCGTGGCGGGTGCCCTGCACCGTGGCTGGGTCGACCTGAAGTCGCTGGTCACTGGCAAGAGCGAAGAAGCCATCCTCAACGAGTGCGAGCGCGGCGAAGACGTGGCGCTGAAGAACTACCGCGAAGCGCTGGAGAAAGACCTGCCGGCCAACGTGCGCAGCGTTCTGGAAAAACAGCTGCAAGGTGTGCAGCGCAACCACGATCAGGTCAAGTCGTTGCGTGATGCCGCACGCGCCAGCTGA
- a CDS encoding LysE family translocator, translating into MPLETWLLFSGAALLVIIIPGPLSLLMVSNSLNHGLRRSVPSITGGLLASICLLSASSLGLGALLLASEQVFSLLKIVGALYLFYLAWHSWRASREAAQPVRDDSVPIAPSTRGMFWKAFGLGASNPKDILFFAAFLPQFISASQPLFDQLLVLIATWATLDLACKLFYALSARGAARYLRSGQGQVWFNRVSAGLFGAAGSAALLSR; encoded by the coding sequence ATGCCTTTGGAAACCTGGCTGCTGTTCAGCGGCGCCGCCCTGCTGGTGATCATCATTCCTGGCCCGCTGTCACTGCTGATGGTCAGCAATAGCCTCAATCACGGCCTGCGCCGTTCAGTGCCGTCCATCACCGGTGGCTTACTGGCATCCATCTGCCTGCTGAGTGCTTCATCGCTCGGGCTGGGTGCCCTGCTGCTGGCATCGGAACAGGTATTCAGCCTGCTGAAGATCGTCGGCGCGCTGTACCTTTTCTATCTCGCCTGGCACAGCTGGCGGGCTTCCAGAGAGGCGGCTCAGCCGGTACGCGATGACAGCGTACCGATAGCGCCATCGACCCGCGGGATGTTCTGGAAAGCTTTCGGCCTGGGCGCCAGCAACCCGAAGGACATCCTGTTCTTTGCTGCCTTTCTGCCGCAGTTCATCAGCGCATCGCAGCCGCTGTTCGATCAGTTGCTGGTGTTGATCGCCACCTGGGCGACCCTGGATCTGGCCTGCAAACTGTTCTACGCCCTGAGTGCACGAGGGGCAGCCCGTTATTTGCGCAGCGGCCAGGGTCAGGTGTGGTTCAACCGAGTCAGTGCCGGGTTGTTCGGGGCAGCAGGAAGCGCGGCGCTGCTGAGTCGCTGA
- the guaD gene encoding guanine deaminase, with protein sequence MSNVTHAYRGAILQSLADPAEVGIEASYAYFEDGILLVEDGKIREVGHAADLLPRLSGVALTHYENALITPGFIDTHIHYPQTGMIGAYGEQLLDWLNTYTFPTEMRFADKAHADEVAGVFLKELLRNGTTTALVFGSVHKQSVDALFEAAQALNLRMIAGKVLMDRNAPEALTDSVESGYADSRELIERWHGKGRLHYAVTPRFAPTSTPEQLAMAGRLLREYPDLYLHTHLSENRQEIEWVKELFPENSGYLDVYDKHQLTGPRSVFAHSVHLCDAECERLAQTGSAVAFCPTSNLFLGSGLFDLRRMEQHKVRVGLGTDIGAGTSFSQLRSLSEAYKIMQLQGQKLDPFKSLYLATLGSARALYLDERIGNFAAGKEADFVVLDYQATPLIDYRLKQSNTLAERLFALITLGDDRVIKETFAAGQSVHSRDS encoded by the coding sequence ATGTCCAACGTCACCCACGCCTACCGCGGCGCCATTCTGCAAAGCCTGGCCGATCCGGCCGAAGTCGGTATCGAGGCGTCCTACGCCTATTTCGAGGACGGTATTCTGCTGGTGGAAGACGGCAAGATCCGCGAGGTTGGCCACGCTGCCGATTTGCTGCCACGCCTGAGTGGCGTTGCACTGACGCATTATGAAAACGCGCTGATTACTCCCGGCTTTATCGATACCCATATCCACTACCCGCAAACCGGAATGATCGGCGCCTATGGTGAGCAACTGCTCGACTGGCTGAACACCTACACCTTTCCTACGGAAATGCGCTTCGCCGACAAGGCCCACGCCGATGAGGTGGCGGGCGTGTTCCTAAAAGAGCTGCTGCGCAACGGCACCACTACCGCACTGGTATTCGGCAGCGTGCACAAGCAATCGGTGGATGCACTCTTCGAAGCGGCACAAGCGCTGAACCTGCGCATGATTGCCGGCAAGGTGCTGATGGATCGCAATGCCCCCGAGGCGCTGACCGATAGCGTCGAGTCAGGCTATGCCGACAGCCGTGAACTGATCGAACGATGGCACGGCAAAGGCCGCCTGCACTATGCGGTAACGCCGCGCTTCGCGCCGACCAGCACGCCGGAACAACTGGCCATGGCCGGGCGCCTGCTGCGCGAATACCCGGATCTGTATCTGCACACTCACCTCTCGGAGAATCGCCAGGAGATCGAGTGGGTCAAGGAGCTGTTTCCGGAAAACAGCGGCTACCTGGATGTCTACGACAAGCACCAGTTGACCGGCCCGCGCTCGGTATTCGCTCACTCGGTGCATCTGTGCGACGCGGAATGCGAGCGCCTGGCGCAGACCGGCTCGGCTGTCGCCTTCTGCCCGACCTCCAACCTGTTTCTCGGCAGCGGCCTGTTCGACTTGCGCCGCATGGAACAGCACAAGGTACGCGTCGGCCTGGGCACCGACATCGGCGCCGGCACCAGCTTTTCGCAGCTGCGTTCGCTGAGCGAGGCGTACAAGATCATGCAGTTGCAGGGGCAGAAGCTCGACCCGTTCAAGTCTCTGTACTTGGCGACGCTGGGCAGCGCCCGGGCGCTGTATCTGGACGAGCGCATTGGCAACTTCGCGGCGGGCAAGGAAGCGGATTTCGTGGTGCTCGATTACCAGGCCACGCCGCTGATCGACTATCGCCTCAAGCAGAGCAACACCTTGGCCGAACGGTTGTTCGCCCTGATTACCTTGGGTGACGACCGGGTGATCAAGGAAACCTTCGCCGCCGGGCAGAGCGTGCACAGCCGCGATAGCTGA
- a CDS encoding MFS transporter: MPTYACAAKLDRLNFFLADVRDGLGPYLAIYLLTVHDWKAGDIGLVMALGGLAGLASQIPAGALVDWAKDKRVLIVMAAALVTLSCLVALWQPGFTWIVISQVAAGMASSVFAPALAGITLGIVGPKAFTRRIARNESFNHAGNATAALLAGAFAYLWGPAAVFYLMTGMALLSMISALGIPPNAIDADRARGRQAGAALTPLRHLLSQPPLVLLALSCALFHLANAAMLPLVGQKLALANPDLATTLISACIVAAQLVMIPAAMLVGARADSWGRKPLLMTGFLILPIRGVLYTLSDDPIWLVSVQLLDGIGAGLFGALIPLMVRDLTQGSGHFNISLAAVSLVFGIGAALSNGLAGYVAEAGGYDSAFLVLAAVAGCAALLLMFLPETLRTAESATQSLDLSPRAAS; this comes from the coding sequence ATGCCGACATACGCATGCGCAGCCAAACTGGATCGTTTGAATTTCTTCCTGGCTGATGTACGCGACGGGCTGGGGCCTTACCTGGCGATCTACCTGTTGACGGTGCATGACTGGAAGGCAGGCGACATCGGCCTGGTAATGGCGCTCGGCGGGCTGGCCGGACTGGCCTCGCAGATACCAGCTGGCGCGCTGGTCGACTGGGCCAAAGACAAGCGCGTGCTGATCGTCATGGCGGCGGCATTGGTGACGTTGTCCTGCCTGGTAGCGCTGTGGCAACCGGGTTTTACCTGGATCGTCATCAGCCAGGTGGCAGCCGGCATGGCCTCCTCGGTTTTTGCCCCCGCGCTGGCCGGCATCACCCTGGGTATCGTCGGCCCGAAAGCGTTTACCCGGCGCATAGCCCGCAACGAATCCTTCAACCATGCAGGCAATGCCACTGCGGCCCTGCTCGCCGGTGCCTTCGCCTACCTGTGGGGCCCAGCGGCGGTGTTTTACCTGATGACCGGCATGGCGCTGCTGAGCATGATTTCGGCCCTCGGCATTCCTCCAAACGCCATCGATGCCGACAGGGCACGCGGACGGCAAGCCGGCGCAGCGCTTACCCCCTTGCGCCACTTGCTGAGCCAGCCACCGTTGGTTCTGCTGGCGCTGAGCTGCGCCCTGTTCCATCTGGCGAACGCCGCCATGCTGCCCTTGGTCGGTCAGAAACTGGCCCTGGCCAACCCGGATCTGGCCACCACGCTTATCTCGGCCTGCATCGTCGCCGCCCAGTTGGTGATGATCCCTGCTGCCATGCTGGTCGGTGCCCGCGCTGACAGCTGGGGCCGCAAGCCGCTGCTGATGACCGGTTTTCTGATCCTGCCGATCCGTGGCGTGCTGTACACGCTCAGCGATGACCCGATCTGGCTGGTCTCGGTACAACTGCTCGACGGCATCGGTGCAGGGCTGTTCGGCGCGCTCATCCCGCTGATGGTGCGCGATCTGACACAGGGCAGCGGCCACTTCAACATCAGCCTGGCTGCGGTGAGCCTGGTGTTCGGCATCGGCGCGGCGCTGAGCAACGGCCTGGCCGGCTACGTGGCAGAAGCCGGCGGGTACGACAGCGCCTTTCTGGTGCTTGCGGCGGTTGCCGGCTGTGCAGCCCTGCTGCTGATGTTCCTGCCGGAAACACTGCGTACGGCCGAGTCGGCGACGCAATCGCTGGATCTATCCCCGCGCGCGGCGTCCTGA
- a CDS encoding ABC transporter substrate-binding protein, whose translation MKIPAPLVRLTAALCLLLSAAAHATDYPLTVTDLAGRQVTIEHEPQRIVLQDGRDLFSLALLDREDPFKRIAVWNNIIKRSDPNTWQVFQKQWPKSSGQAVDMQFGDDGDMNLEAVVAGKPDLLVFQLRARKSLEGAGVERKLSALKIPVIYIDSDLDPVTNSQRSVALLGKVLDREARATEYLDFYKARLALVDRLITEQGKRPLVFVEAKAGQGGATSCCFTHGDVYWGKLVQAAGGDNLGSQLLPGATGDVTLETVISKKPDVYVMSGTQFPGNTSISPPFGFGPTVDQAAIDSSLQRLLQRPGMAQLQATQQNRVYGVYHQFYASSWNILSVEYLAQAFYPQAAERLDPAASTRTLLGMTGLGEVPAILFGQAPAGE comes from the coding sequence ATGAAAATCCCCGCGCCTCTCGTCCGTCTCACGGCCGCTCTCTGCCTGCTGCTCAGCGCCGCTGCGCATGCCACCGACTATCCGCTCACCGTGACCGATCTCGCCGGCCGTCAAGTGACCATCGAGCACGAGCCCCAGCGCATCGTGCTGCAGGACGGCCGCGACCTGTTCAGCCTGGCATTGCTCGACCGTGAAGATCCCTTCAAGCGCATCGCGGTGTGGAACAACATCATCAAGCGATCCGATCCCAACACCTGGCAGGTTTTTCAGAAGCAATGGCCGAAGAGTTCCGGGCAAGCCGTGGACATGCAGTTCGGTGACGACGGTGACATGAACCTGGAAGCCGTGGTCGCCGGCAAGCCCGATCTGCTGGTGTTCCAGCTGCGCGCACGCAAATCCCTTGAAGGCGCGGGTGTCGAACGCAAACTCTCGGCGCTGAAAATTCCGGTGATCTACATCGACAGCGATTTGGATCCGGTCACCAATAGCCAGCGCAGCGTGGCGCTGCTCGGCAAGGTGCTCGACCGTGAAGCCCGTGCCACCGAGTATCTGGATTTCTACAAAGCGCGGCTGGCGCTGGTTGATCGCCTGATCACCGAGCAGGGCAAGCGCCCGCTGGTGTTCGTCGAAGCCAAGGCCGGGCAGGGCGGCGCCACCAGTTGCTGCTTCACCCATGGCGACGTGTACTGGGGCAAGCTGGTACAGGCCGCTGGCGGCGACAACCTGGGTAGCCAATTGCTGCCGGGTGCCACCGGTGACGTGACATTGGAAACGGTGATCAGCAAGAAGCCCGACGTCTACGTGATGAGCGGCACCCAGTTCCCGGGCAACACCTCGATCTCGCCACCGTTCGGCTTCGGCCCTACGGTCGATCAGGCCGCCATCGACAGTTCCCTGCAGCGTCTGCTGCAGCGTCCGGGCATGGCCCAGTTGCAGGCCACCCAGCAAAACCGCGTGTACGGCGTCTACCACCAGTTTTACGCCAGCAGCTGGAACATCCTGTCCGTCGAGTACCTGGCCCAGGCTTTCTATCCGCAGGCTGCCGAACGGCTCGACCCGGCGGCGAGCACCCGCACCTTGCTGGGCATGACTGGCCTTGGCGAAGTGCCGGCGATCCTCTTCGGTCAGGCGCCTGCCGGTGAGTGA
- a CDS encoding FecCD family ABC transporter permease yields MSDSAVGELAADGYQQRYAKAVWQRSLLLVGLLLVALVAFIADLVVGSGTLSFADAVQGLFTPDRVDASTRVILWELRMPMTLMAVLAGTCLALAGLIMQTVLDNPLAEPFTLGISSAAGFGAALALTFNLSLAQWLPGFGAEMVVTANAFLFSLLTVGVILLLTRGQIGLQAITLLGIAVHFVFSSLLGLVQYVSSVDQLQSIVFWLMGSLLHVTWSKVALCAAIALVALPLVLMQAWALTALRSFGEQAVVFGIRVKRVRTLMLVLAALLAGAVTSVVGIIGFVGLVAPHVARLLVGEDQRFTIGVTLACGIIFVTLASLASKLIVPGAVLPIGMVTSLIGLPFFIILILRDRRLTSR; encoded by the coding sequence GTGAGTGATTCTGCCGTGGGCGAGCTGGCTGCCGACGGTTATCAGCAGCGTTATGCCAAGGCAGTCTGGCAGCGCAGCCTGCTGCTCGTGGGCCTGTTGCTGGTGGCGCTGGTCGCCTTCATCGCCGATCTGGTGGTGGGTTCGGGCACGCTGAGTTTCGCCGATGCGGTGCAAGGCCTGTTCACTCCGGATCGAGTGGACGCCTCCACGCGGGTCATTCTCTGGGAACTGCGCATGCCGATGACGCTGATGGCGGTGCTGGCCGGCACCTGCCTGGCGCTGGCTGGGCTGATCATGCAGACGGTGCTCGACAACCCGCTGGCCGAGCCCTTCACCCTGGGCATTTCTTCGGCTGCCGGTTTTGGTGCGGCGCTGGCGCTGACCTTCAACCTGTCCCTGGCGCAATGGCTGCCGGGTTTCGGTGCCGAGATGGTGGTGACGGCCAACGCCTTCCTGTTCTCGTTGCTCACCGTTGGCGTGATCCTGCTACTGACCCGCGGGCAGATCGGCCTGCAGGCGATCACTCTGCTGGGTATTGCGGTGCATTTCGTGTTCAGCTCGCTGCTTGGTCTGGTGCAGTACGTATCCAGCGTCGATCAGTTGCAGAGCATCGTGTTCTGGCTGATGGGCTCTTTGCTGCACGTGACCTGGAGCAAGGTCGCGTTGTGCGCTGCCATCGCGCTGGTGGCGTTACCGCTGGTGCTGATGCAGGCGTGGGCACTGACTGCCTTGCGTAGCTTCGGCGAGCAGGCGGTGGTGTTCGGGATTCGCGTTAAACGCGTGCGCACCCTGATGCTGGTGCTGGCGGCGCTACTGGCTGGTGCCGTGACCTCGGTGGTCGGCATCATCGGTTTCGTCGGCCTGGTCGCTCCCCATGTGGCGCGCTTGCTGGTCGGCGAGGATCAGCGCTTCACCATCGGCGTGACGCTGGCCTGCGGCATCATCTTCGTCACCCTGGCGTCCTTGGCGAGCAAGCTGATCGTGCCTGGCGCCGTGCTGCCGATCGGCATGGTTACCTCGCTGATCGGCCTGCCGTTTTTCATCATTCTGATCTTGCGTGACCGGAGGCTGACGTCCCGATGA
- a CDS encoding ABC transporter ATP-binding protein, translating to MSFVSQDYRVSLGGRPIIHDFAVRAEAGRTLALLGANGAGKSTFMKGLCGLLRAEGSATIDGTQLIGLEPALRARLIGYVAQDLTHLDVRLSTYELLLLAQHGGARGWATQRDSQRRASEVLELLGLQRFAEQQPGQLSGGERQMISLALALVRRPRLLLLDEPTSALDLANQLHMLDAVSAYTRREGIVTLAIFHDMNLASRYADDALMIRDGRVHGCGTTEEMLTPAHLAAVYGVDCRTLSVDDGAFTAIYPVSVIGA from the coding sequence ATGAGTTTTGTCAGTCAGGATTACCGTGTTTCCCTTGGCGGCCGGCCGATCATCCACGACTTCGCCGTACGTGCCGAAGCGGGCCGTACCCTGGCCCTGCTCGGGGCCAACGGTGCGGGCAAGTCGACGTTCATGAAAGGCCTGTGCGGTCTGCTGCGTGCCGAAGGCTCGGCGACCATTGATGGCACGCAACTGATCGGTCTGGAGCCGGCGCTGCGGGCGCGGCTGATCGGTTACGTGGCCCAGGATCTGACCCATCTCGACGTGCGCCTGTCCACCTACGAGCTGCTGCTTCTGGCTCAGCACGGCGGTGCACGCGGCTGGGCCACCCAGCGGGACAGCCAGCGACGGGCCAGTGAAGTGCTCGAGCTGCTGGGCCTGCAACGTTTCGCCGAGCAGCAGCCGGGGCAGTTATCGGGTGGCGAGCGGCAGATGATCTCCCTGGCCCTGGCCTTGGTGCGTCGCCCGCGCCTGCTGCTGCTCGACGAACCGACCTCGGCGCTGGATCTGGCCAACCAGTTGCACATGCTCGACGCGGTGAGCGCCTATACCCGCCGCGAAGGCATCGTCACCCTGGCGATCTTCCACGACATGAACCTGGCCAGCCGCTACGCCGACGATGCACTGATGATCCGCGACGGCCGTGTACACGGCTGCGGCACCACCGAAGAAATGCTCACCCCGGCGCATTTGGCGGCCGTGTATGGCGTCGATTGCCGAACCCTGAGCGTGGACGACGGCGCCTTCACCGCCATCTACCCGGTATCGGTGATCGGCGCGTAG